Proteins encoded within one genomic window of Candidatus Beckwithbacteria bacterium:
- a CDS encoding helix-turn-helix domain-containing protein, whose protein sequence is MIGCSTNTLYKYLDEGRLKASRGTADQGRFRIPQTSLEEFLGTPLAEETKQNETKAIKDNLPAQAGLPIKLVRSLIFVSLLLILIDIIVTKSVLITTQLTRLFFLTIALLLAYQEGGYHRTAA, encoded by the coding sequence ATCATCGGCTGTTCCACCAACACCCTCTACAAATATTTAGACGAAGGTCGGCTTAAAGCCAGCCGGGGCACTGCTGATCAGGGCCGCTTCCGCATTCCCCAGACTTCTTTGGAAGAATTTCTGGGCACTCCCCTCGCTGAAGAAACCAAACAAAATGAAACAAAAGCTATCAAGGATAACCTGCCTGCGCAGGCAGGCCTGCCCATAAAACTGGTCCGGTCTCTAATTTTTGTCAGCTTACTATTGATACTAATTGATATTATTGTGACAAAATCAGTCTTAATTACCACTCAATTAACCCGCCTATTCTTCCTGACGATCGCCTTATTACTGGCCTATCAGGAAGGAGGTTACCATCGAACCGCTGCTTAA